A single Leguminivora glycinivorella isolate SPB_JAAS2020 chromosome 25, LegGlyc_1.1, whole genome shotgun sequence DNA region contains:
- the LOC125239244 gene encoding uncharacterized protein LOC125239244 isoform X2, which yields MSVDVSIVKEEPGEESRSKEAIDEDLYEDHVVKKEVVVGPEVFRRPDVTLARKDKENVKKCDEINQNEWDIHTKIKVEKKEEITENNQGTGNPNTDTHISNVENVNTSLAVKHIIKTIYLHTLKKSPLIVTTVTISVAEKML from the exons ATGTCAGTGGATGTATCAATAGTAAAAGAAGAACCCGGGGAGGAAAGCAGAAGCAAGGAAGCTATAGATGAAGATTTGTATGAAGACCATGTTGTCAAAAAGGAAGTTGTTGTGGGTCCGGAGGTTTTTCGGAGGCCTGATGTGACATTGGCACGGAAAG ATAAAGAGAATGTCAAAAAATGTGACGAAATAAACCAAAATGAATGGGACATACACACCAAAATAAAGGTAGAAAAAAAGGAAGAAATAACAGAGAATAATCAAG GCACAGGAAATCCAAACACGGATACGCATATTTCAAATGTAGAAAATGTAAATACGTCGCTGGCCGTAAAGCACATTATCAAAACCATTTACTTACACACACTAAAAAAAAGCCCTTTAATTGTCACTACTGTGACTATAAGTGTAGCCGAAAAGATGCTTTGA
- the LOC125239548 gene encoding nuclear transcription factor Y subunit beta isoform X2, whose product MLRYLVFAAFLQCCISQQYQQKVAPGVPPQNYQNYQQPPPPPPPQGHQQQVPQQQYQQQQYQPPPPQQQQYQQPPPPQQQQQQQQYQQQPQQGQILVQHDHHGEPQLLNAANIQHEREHIQEHMDVPIDTSKMSEQELQFHYFKMHDADNNNKLDGCELIKSLIHWHEQGSKQQPQPGSPPAGEKIFGDDELVNLIDPILNMDDHNRDGYIDYPEFIRAQQKSQNKEGQ is encoded by the exons ATGTTGCGTTATCTAGTTTTTGCTGCGTTCCTGCAGTGTTGTATATCGCAACAGTACCAGCAAAAGGTTGCGCCTGGGGTTCCCCCTCAGAACTATCAG AATTATCAGCAACCCCCACCCCCACCACCACCTCAAGGACACCAGCAG cagGTCCCTCAACAACAATACCAGCAGCAGCAGTACCAGCCCCCGCCGCCGCAGCAACAACAATATCAGCAGCCGCCACCaccacaacaacaacaacaacaacaacagtaTCAACAACAACCGCAGCAGGGGCAGATCTTAGTGCAGCATGATCATCATGGTG AACCACAACTGCTGAACGCTGCCAATATTCAGCATGAAAGAGA ACACATCCAGGAGCACATGGACGTGCCCATAGACACATCCAAGATGTCGGAGCAGGAGCTCCAGTTCCACTACTTCAAGATGCACGACGCCGATAACAATAACAAGCTGGACGGCTGCGAACTTATCAAGAGCCTTATACATTGGCATG AACAGGGAAGCAAGCAACAACCCCAGCCCGGATCACCTCCAGCCGGCGAAAAGATCTTCGGGGACGATGAGCTGGTTAATTTAATAGACCCTATTTTAAACATGGATGACCATAATAGGGACGGGTATATAGATTATCCTGAGTTCATTAGGGCGCAGCAGAAGAGTCAGAATAAGGAAGGGCAGTAG
- the LOC125239548 gene encoding nuclear transcription factor Y subunit beta isoform X3: MLRYLVFAAFLQCCISQQYQQKVAPGVPPQNYQNYQQPPPPPPPQGHQQQVPQQQYQQQQYQPPPPQQQQYQQPPPPQQQQQQQQYQQQPQQGQILVQHDHHGEPQLLNAANIQHEREHIQEHMDVPIDTSKMSEQELQFHYFKMHDADNNNKLDGCELIKSLIHWHDGKEVKVTHMEDSDLSLLIDMMMMNIDKNVDGFIDYAEYKNALKEPKGRQQIELKDGRMISF; the protein is encoded by the exons ATGTTGCGTTATCTAGTTTTTGCTGCGTTCCTGCAGTGTTGTATATCGCAACAGTACCAGCAAAAGGTTGCGCCTGGGGTTCCCCCTCAGAACTATCAG AATTATCAGCAACCCCCACCCCCACCACCACCTCAAGGACACCAGCAG cagGTCCCTCAACAACAATACCAGCAGCAGCAGTACCAGCCCCCGCCGCCGCAGCAACAACAATATCAGCAGCCGCCACCaccacaacaacaacaacaacaacaacagtaTCAACAACAACCGCAGCAGGGGCAGATCTTAGTGCAGCATGATCATCATGGTG AACCACAACTGCTGAACGCTGCCAATATTCAGCATGAAAGAGA ACACATCCAGGAGCACATGGACGTGCCCATAGACACATCCAAGATGTCGGAGCAGGAGCTCCAGTTCCACTACTTCAAGATGCACGACGCCGATAACAATAACAAGCTGGACGGCTGCGAACTTATCAAGAGCCTTATACATTGGCATG ACGGTAAAGAAGTCAAAGTAACACACATGGAAGACTCAGACCTATCCCTACTcattgatatgatgatgatgaatatcgACAAGAATGTAGACGGCTTTATTGACTACGCCGAGTATAAAAATGCGTTGAAAGAACCAAAGGGTAGGCAGCAAATAGAACTGAAGGACGGGCGGATGATTTCATTTTGA
- the LOC125239244 gene encoding zinc finger protein OZF-like isoform X1, whose amino-acid sequence MSVDVSIVKEEPGEESRSKEAIDEDLYEDHVVKKEVVVGPEVFRRPDVTLARKDKENVKKCDEINQNEWDIHTKIKVEKKEEITENNQGNSVIFDNDSKKLKEIESKDAIKSKKYTMSEQEKHFTCNKCKSMFSTKLLLLRHRKSKHGYAYFKCRKCKYVAGRKAHYQNHLLTHTKKKPFNCHYCDYKCSRKDALTVHEKIHNEKREKQYQCTQCKFKTDSKASIARHEMIHSGDKPYKCRHCSFATRGKKDLKRHEEIHDRPENAYQCDICGHSCPRKCDLGRHKRSHAPRPFNCTECAFKCSRKNIWLRHQQMHSETTFQCNECDFICSMKKRFLLHLIGHRSDKPYKCDQCKKEYKFSSHLRVHKMSHTGEKPFKCSQCSYSCSLHHNLLKHKMRHGGPKPYSCEECGFKCRLRSGLKRHAMIHTDERPFKCKSCDYTCRDIQSLRIHERIHNNEKPYICDICDYSCRCRSNLTKHFKTWH is encoded by the exons ATGTCAGTGGATGTATCAATAGTAAAAGAAGAACCCGGGGAGGAAAGCAGAAGCAAGGAAGCTATAGATGAAGATTTGTATGAAGACCATGTTGTCAAAAAGGAAGTTGTTGTGGGTCCGGAGGTTTTTCGGAGGCCTGATGTGACATTGGCACGGAAAG ATAAAGAGAATGTCAAAAAATGTGACGAAATAAACCAAAATGAATGGGACATACACACCAAAATAAAGGTAGAAAAAAAGGAAGAAATAACAGAGAATAATCAAGGTAACTCAGTAATCTTTGATAATGATTCCAAAAAGTTAAAAGAAATCGAAAGTAAGGATGCAATAAAATCTAAAAAGTACACAATGTCAGAACAAGAAAAACATTTTACTTGCAATAAGTGTAAATCTATGTTTTCTACCAAACTGCTACTTTTAAGGCACAGGAAATCCAAACACGGATACGCATATTTCAAATGTAGAAAATGTAAATACGTCGCTGGCCGTAAAGCACATTATCAAAACCATTTACTTACACACACTAAAAAAAAGCCCTTTAATTGTCACTACTGTGACTATAAGTGTAGCCGAAAAGATGCTTTGACGGTACATGAAAAGATACACAATGAAAAGAGAGAGAAACAATATCAATGCACACAATGCAAGTTCAAAACTGATAGTAAAGCAAGCATAGCCCGTCACGAGATGATACACAGCGGGGACAAACCATATAAGTGCCGCCACTGTTCGTTCGCTACCAGAGGCAAGAAGGACTTGAAAAGACACGAAGAAATACATGATAGGCCTGAAAACGCATACCAATGTGATATATGCGGTCATTCATGTCCGCGAAAATGTGACTTAGGACGGCACAAAAGGTCACATGCTCCTAGACCTTTCAATTGCACGGAATGTGCTTTTAAGTGCAGCCGTAAAAATATATGGTTGCGCCATCAGCAAATGCATAGCGAAACAACATTCCAATGCAACGAATGCGACTTCATATGCAGCATGAAAAAAAGGTTTCTTTTGCATTTAATAGGACACCGTAGTGACAAACCATATAAATGCGATCAATGtaaaaaagaatacaaatttAGCAGCCACTTAAGAGTACATAAAATGTCGCACACTGGTGAAAAGCCTTTCAAATGTAGCCAGTGTAGCTACAGTTGCAGCCTTCACCATAATTTGCTGAAACACAAAATGAGACACGGTGGCCCCAAACCATATAGTTGCGAAGAATGCGGATTCAAATGTCGTTTACGAAGTGGTCTGAAACGTCACGCAATGATTCATACCGACGAGAGGCCGTTCAAGTGCAAGTCCTGTGATTACACGTGTAGGGATATCCAGTCTTTACGGATACACGAGAGAATACACAATAATGAAAAACCATACATATGCGATATTTGTGATTATTCGTGTCGTTGTAGAAGTAATTTAACCAAACATTTCAAGACTTGGCACTAG
- the LOC125239548 gene encoding nuclear transcription factor Y subunit beta isoform X4 gives MLRYLVFAAFLQCCISQQYQQKVAPGVPPQNYQNYQQPPPPPPPQGHQQVPQQQYQQQQYQPPPPQQQQYQQPPPPQQQQQQQQYQQQPQQGQILVQHDHHGEPQLLNAANIQHEREHIQEHMDVPIDTSKMSEQELQFHYFKMHDADNNNKLDGCELIKSLIHWHDGHEKKVTHMDDTELSLLTDMVLANNDYNGDGFIEYAEYKEGMKRTENRKELELKDGRVLTF, from the exons ATGTTGCGTTATCTAGTTTTTGCTGCGTTCCTGCAGTGTTGTATATCGCAACAGTACCAGCAAAAGGTTGCGCCTGGGGTTCCCCCTCAGAACTATCAG AATTATCAGCAACCCCCACCCCCACCACCACCTCAAGGACACCAGCAG GTCCCTCAACAACAATACCAGCAGCAGCAGTACCAGCCCCCGCCGCCGCAGCAACAACAATATCAGCAGCCGCCACCaccacaacaacaacaacaacaacaacagtaTCAACAACAACCGCAGCAGGGGCAGATCTTAGTGCAGCATGATCATCATGGTG AACCACAACTGCTGAACGCTGCCAATATTCAGCATGAAAGAGA ACACATCCAGGAGCACATGGACGTGCCCATAGACACATCCAAGATGTCGGAGCAGGAGCTCCAGTTCCACTACTTCAAGATGCACGACGCCGATAACAATAACAAGCTGGACGGCTGCGAACTTATCAAGAGCCTTATACATTGGCATG ATGGGCACGAAAAGAAAGTGACACATATGGATGACACAGAGCTGTCTTTACTCACAGACATGGTTTTAGCCAACAACGATTATAACGGAGATGGGTTCATAGAATACGCCGAGTATAAGGAGGGGATGAAAAGGACGGAAAATAGGAAGGAGTTGGAACTTAAAGATGGCCGCGTGCTGACGTTTTAA
- the LOC125239548 gene encoding nuclear transcription factor Y subunit beta isoform X1 produces MLRYLVFAAFLQCCISQQYQQKVAPGVPPQNYQNYQQPPPPPPPQGHQQQVPQQQYQQQQYQPPPPQQQQYQQPPPPQQQQQQQQYQQQPQQGQILVQHDHHGEPQLLNAANIQHEREHIQEHMDVPIDTSKMSEQELQFHYFKMHDADNNNKLDGCELIKSLIHWHDGHEKKVTHMDDTELSLLTDMVLANNDYNGDGFIEYAEYKEGMKRTENRKELELKDGRVLTF; encoded by the exons ATGTTGCGTTATCTAGTTTTTGCTGCGTTCCTGCAGTGTTGTATATCGCAACAGTACCAGCAAAAGGTTGCGCCTGGGGTTCCCCCTCAGAACTATCAG AATTATCAGCAACCCCCACCCCCACCACCACCTCAAGGACACCAGCAG cagGTCCCTCAACAACAATACCAGCAGCAGCAGTACCAGCCCCCGCCGCCGCAGCAACAACAATATCAGCAGCCGCCACCaccacaacaacaacaacaacaacaacagtaTCAACAACAACCGCAGCAGGGGCAGATCTTAGTGCAGCATGATCATCATGGTG AACCACAACTGCTGAACGCTGCCAATATTCAGCATGAAAGAGA ACACATCCAGGAGCACATGGACGTGCCCATAGACACATCCAAGATGTCGGAGCAGGAGCTCCAGTTCCACTACTTCAAGATGCACGACGCCGATAACAATAACAAGCTGGACGGCTGCGAACTTATCAAGAGCCTTATACATTGGCATG ATGGGCACGAAAAGAAAGTGACACATATGGATGACACAGAGCTGTCTTTACTCACAGACATGGTTTTAGCCAACAACGATTATAACGGAGATGGGTTCATAGAATACGCCGAGTATAAGGAGGGGATGAAAAGGACGGAAAATAGGAAGGAGTTGGAACTTAAAGATGGCCGCGTGCTGACGTTTTAA